One Oncorhynchus keta strain PuntledgeMale-10-30-2019 chromosome 23, Oket_V2, whole genome shotgun sequence DNA segment encodes these proteins:
- the LOC118402047 gene encoding TGF-beta receptor type-1-like isoform X2 yields MTMDTIRCYFIFLVMFLGAGIHISIALQCDCQWCSNSTCYTDGLCFVSFVKSGSKMVAQGSRCLLEADLIPKDRPFFCAPSKKENTGVVPVCCNRDMCNKDLNPEDYSETFPTARTPPLSPVTLAAVIAGPVCMLCFVLLLVFYVCHSRSIIHHRVPNEEDPAMDHPFLADGHTLKNLIYDMTTSGSGSGLPLLVQRTIARTIILQESIGKGRFGEVWRGRWRGEEVAVKIFSSREERSWFREAEIYQTVMLRHENILGFIAADNKDNGTWTQLWLVSDYHEHGSLFDYLNRYTVTVEGMIKLSLSTSSGLAHLHMEIVGTQGKPAIAHRDLKSKNILVKKNGTCCIADLGLAVRHDSATDTIDIAPNHRVGTKRYMAPEVLDDSINMKHFESFKRADIYAMGLVFWEIARRCSIGGIHEDYQLPYYDLVQPDPSVEEMRRVVCDQKLRANIPNRWQSCEVLRVMAKIMRECWYSNGAARLTALRIKKSLSQLSQQEGIKM; encoded by the exons cGTTGCAGTGCGACTGCCAGTGGTGTAGTAACAGTACCTGCTACACGGATGGCCTGTGCTTTGTGTCCTTTGTCAAGTCGGGCAGTAAGATGGTGGCACAGGGGAGCAGGTGTTTACTGGAAGCAGACCTCATCCCTAAAGACAGGCCGTTCTTCTGCGCCCCTTCCAAGAAGGAGAACACTGGTGTTGTCCCTGTCTGCTGCAACAGAGACATGTGTAACAAAGACCTCAACCCAGAAGACTACTCAGAGACAT TCCCCACAGCCCGTACCCCTCCACTGAGCCCAGTGACCCTGGCGGCCGTCATCGCAGGGCCGGTGTGTATGCTGTGTTTCGTGCTGCTGCTGGTGTTCTATGTGTGCCACAGCCGCTCGATTATCCACCACCGCGTGCCCAACGAGGAAGACCCTGCCATGGACCACCCCTTCCTGGCTGACGGCCATACCCTCAAAAACCTCATCTACGACATGACCACCTCAGGCTCCGGATCAG gtCTGCCCCTATTGGTGCAGAGGACCATAGCCAGGACCATCATCCTGCAGGAGAGCATCGGAAAGGGGAGGTTCGGGGAGGTGTGGCGGGGCCGCTGGCGAGGAGAGGAGGTGGCCGTTAAGATCTTCTCATCCCGGGAGGAGCGCTCGTGGTTCCGTGAGGCCGAGATCTACCAGACAGTCATGCTTCGCCATGAAAACATCCTGGGCTTTATTGCCGCTGACAACAAAG aTAACGGCACGTGGACCCAATTGTGGCTGGTATCAGATTACCATGAGCACGGCTCCCTTTTTGACTACCTGAACAGGTACACGGTGACAGTGGAGGGCATGATCAAGCTGTCCCTGTCCACCTCCAGCGGCCTGGCTCACCTGCACATGGAGATTGTTGGCACGCAAG GTAAACCTGCCATCGCCCACCGCGACCTGAAGTCTAAGAACATCCTGGTGAAGAAGAATGGTACTTGCTGCATCGCTGACCTGGGATTGGCTGTCCGGCATGACTCTGCCACTGACACCATCGACATCGCCCCCAATCACAGAGTTGGAACCAAGAG GTACATGGCCCCTGAAGTCCTTGATGACTCCATAAACATGAAGCATTTTGAGTCATTCAAGCGGGCAGATATCTACGCCATGGGCCTGGTGTTTTGGGAGATCGCACGGAGATGCTCAATAGGAG gtatCCACGAGGACTACCAGCTGCCCTACTATGACCTGGTCCAGCCAGACCCCTcggtggaggagatgaggagggtggTGTGTGACCAGAAACTACGGGCCAACATCCCCAACAGGTGGCAGAGCTGCGAG GTGCTGCGAGTGATGGCTAAGATCATGAGGGAGTGTTGGTACTCCAACGGGGCGGCCCGCCTCACCGCGCTGCGCATCAAGAAGTCCCTGTCCCAGCTCAGCCAGCAAGAGGGCATCAAGATGTAG